The Asticcacaulis sp. MM231 genomic interval GTAGAAGGCATGCAGGGCGACTTCTCGAAGGCCGGCAATGTGGTGGCCACCGCCAAGCACTATATCGGCGACGGCGGCACGGACAACGGCAAGGATCAGGGCGTCAACAGGTCGTCCGAAGCCGATCTGATGAACACTCATGCGCAAGGTTACTATGGCGCCTTAGGCGCCGGCGTGCAGACTGTCATGGCGTCTTACAGTTCCTGGACGGATGGCGCGACCGGCAAGGTTTATGGCAAGATGCACGGCAATGAATACCTGCTGACCGACGTTCTGAAGAACAAGATGGGCTTCGATGGCTTCGTAATTTCCGACTGGAACGCCGTCAGCCAGCTTCCGGGCTGCCTCAACTACCATTGCCCGCAGGCGATCAATGCCGGCATCGACATGATGATGGTGCCGCTGGAATGGGACAAGTTTATTGAGGCGACTGTGGCCGATGTCGAGAGCGGCGCGATCCCGCAAAGCCGGATCGATGACGCGGTGACACGCATCCTGCGCGTGAAAATGCGCGCGGGCATCTGGGGGCAGCGGCCTTCCGCCAATCCTTACGCCGGCAAGATGTCGGCCGTTCAGGCGCGTGATCTGGCACGCCGGGCGGTGTCGGAATCGCTGGTCTTGTTGAAAAACAACGGCGTCCTGCCGCTGAAGAAAGGCGCGAAGATCCTCGTAGTCGGCAAGAGCGCCGACAATCTCGGCAACCAGACCGGTGGCTGGACGATCACCTGGCAGGGCACCGACAACGCCAATGCCGACTTCCCCCATGCCGACAGCCTCCTTGCTGGCATCAAGGCGGAAGCCGGCGCGGCCAATGTCACCTATGCGGCGACGGGCGAGGGTGTGGACGTTTCGCAATTCGACGTGGTGATCGCTGTGATCGGCGAGACGCCCTATGCCGAAACGGCGGGCGATATCAGCAATCTGTCGCATACGGCGCGCTATCCGGAAGATGTGAAAGTTCTGCAAGCCGTCGCTGGCAAGGATAAGCCGGTCATCACCGTGTTTGAATCCGGTCGCACAGCCTA includes:
- a CDS encoding glycoside hydrolase family 3 protein, which codes for MIKSSFRRALLGSISLCLLFAPLSHAQGLAQNLTQWPHVDSAIKPDAAMEAKIARMVSQMTLRQKIGQMTQAEIKAVTPDDIRKNYIGSVLNGGGSWPYMMKHATLKDWVAMSDGFYDASLKTDMKTKVPLLWGTDAVHGHGNVIGATLFPHNIGLGAANDPALIKEIGAATGKAVRATGINWVFAPTLAVVEDQRWGRTYEGFSSDPLLIRDYAKAYVEGMQGDFSKAGNVVATAKHYIGDGGTDNGKDQGVNRSSEADLMNTHAQGYYGALGAGVQTVMASYSSWTDGATGKVYGKMHGNEYLLTDVLKNKMGFDGFVISDWNAVSQLPGCLNYHCPQAINAGIDMMMVPLEWDKFIEATVADVESGAIPQSRIDDAVTRILRVKMRAGIWGQRPSANPYAGKMSAVQARDLARRAVSESLVLLKNNGVLPLKKGAKILVVGKSADNLGNQTGGWTITWQGTDNANADFPHADSLLAGIKAEAGAANVTYAATGEGVDVSQFDVVIAVIGETPYAETAGDISNLSHTARYPEDVKVLQAVAGKDKPVITVFESGRTAYANDLINLSDAFVAAWLPGTEGKGVSDVLFGHKDFKGRLSFDWPSATCPSKAQPLFALGYGLSYAKSGSVGELPVSVPVECQ